One genomic segment of Paenibacillus sp. FSL H8-0332 includes these proteins:
- the cls gene encoding cardiolipin synthase, with the protein MEFASLTTVVTLINIVLALGFLFIERREAGYTWAWLMVLFFIPILGFVLYIFFGRNLKKKNFYKLFIEEQEYVQAEADKQLAAFAEGVDDRSQLMQNYAQLINMNIRSSHGLLSSDNEIVIYSDGHQKFAALFEDIRSARAEINIQYYIIQPDQLGTKLRDELILKAREGVKVRLLYDEVGSKRISRHFFRELRAAGGEVEVFFPSLLKPLNFRINNRNHRKLCIIDGSIAYIGGFNVGDEYLGQVPKFGYWRDTHLRITGNAVSHIQGRFILDWHQAGSHERGDYGEFVFNMEQHTGTSPVQIITSGPNSATEHLKNMYIKLILSAKESVYIQTPYFIPDTSFMDACKIALLSGVDLQIMIPSKPDHPFVYWATWAYAGDLLNYGAKILLYENGFLHAKTIVADGEVASVGTMNIDSRSFRLNFEVNAIVYDRAIAEQLQDIFLNDVRLCSELTAKRYAQRSLMIKLKEGISRLLSPIL; encoded by the coding sequence ATGGAGTTTGCAAGTCTAACCACAGTCGTTACCCTCATTAACATCGTTCTGGCACTGGGCTTTCTGTTCATTGAGCGCAGGGAGGCGGGGTATACCTGGGCTTGGCTGATGGTGCTGTTTTTCATCCCGATTCTGGGATTTGTCTTGTATATCTTTTTCGGGCGCAATCTCAAAAAGAAGAATTTCTACAAGCTCTTCATCGAAGAGCAGGAATATGTCCAGGCCGAAGCGGACAAGCAACTGGCGGCCTTTGCGGAAGGGGTGGATGACAGGTCGCAGCTGATGCAGAACTATGCCCAGCTCATCAACATGAATATCCGCTCGTCGCACGGCCTGTTATCCAGCGATAATGAGATTGTCATTTACAGTGACGGCCACCAGAAGTTCGCCGCGTTGTTCGAGGATATCCGCTCCGCCCGCGCAGAGATCAACATTCAGTATTACATCATTCAGCCGGACCAGCTCGGCACGAAGCTGAGGGACGAGCTGATCCTGAAGGCGCGTGAAGGCGTGAAGGTGCGGCTGTTATATGATGAAGTCGGCTCGAAGCGGATTTCACGGCATTTTTTCAGGGAGCTGCGTGCAGCAGGAGGGGAGGTAGAAGTGTTCTTCCCGTCCCTGCTGAAGCCGCTGAACTTCCGGATCAACAACAGAAATCACCGCAAGCTGTGTATTATTGACGGAAGCATCGCCTATATCGGCGGCTTCAATGTGGGGGATGAATATCTCGGGCAGGTTCCGAAGTTCGGCTACTGGCGGGACACTCATCTCCGGATCACCGGAAACGCAGTCAGCCATATCCAGGGCAGATTCATCCTCGACTGGCATCAGGCCGGGAGTCATGAGCGCGGGGATTACGGGGAATTCGTCTTCAACATGGAGCAGCACACAGGGACAAGCCCCGTCCAGATCATTACCAGCGGCCCCAATTCGGCGACGGAGCATCTTAAGAACATGTATATTAAGCTGATTTTGTCAGCCAAGGAGAGCGTGTATATTCAGACCCCTTACTTCATACCGGACACAAGCTTCATGGATGCCTGCAAAATCGCCCTGCTCTCCGGAGTCGATCTGCAGATCATGATCCCGAGCAAGCCTGACCATCCGTTCGTGTACTGGGCCACCTGGGCGTATGCCGGAGATCTGCTGAACTACGGGGCCAAAATCCTGCTCTACGAGAACGGCTTCCTGCACGCCAAAACGATTGTCGCAGACGGGGAGGTTGCCTCTGTCGGGACGATGAACATCGATTCGCGCAGCTTCCGGTTGAACTTCGAGGTCAATGCCATTGTGTATGACCGGGCGATTGCCGAGCAGCTCCAGGACATTTTCCTGAATGATGTCAGACTGTGCTCGGAGCTGACCGCCAAACGTTATGCGCAGCGCTCACTGATGATCAAGCTGAAAGAGGGGATTTCCCGGCTGCTGTCGCCTATTCTGTAA
- a CDS encoding helix-turn-helix domain-containing protein, with the protein MTEQNGDSVPKKYKVGVEAALEVMGGKWKPLIIYHLMTGQKRTSELLRLIPGLTQKVLTAQLRGLESDEIISRTIYQEIPPRVEYELTAYGWGLKPALDLLCYWGEEHLDRIHGDRSKVLEDF; encoded by the coding sequence ATGACTGAACAGAATGGCGATAGCGTTCCCAAAAAGTACAAAGTAGGCGTTGAGGCGGCGCTGGAAGTGATGGGCGGCAAGTGGAAGCCGTTAATTATCTACCATCTTATGACCGGACAGAAGCGCACCTCCGAGCTGCTGCGGCTCATTCCCGGCTTAACCCAGAAGGTGCTGACCGCCCAGTTAAGAGGCCTGGAGAGCGATGAGATTATCTCGCGGACCATCTACCAGGAGATTCCACCCAGAGTGGAGTATGAGCTGACGGCCTACGGCTGGGGGCTGAAGCCCGCGCTGGACCTGTTATGCTACTGGGGAGAGGAGCACCTGGACAGGATTCATGGCGACAGGTCCAAGGTGCTGGAGGATTTTTAG
- a CDS encoding NAD(P)H oxidoreductase codes for MSVLIVVSHPRQDSLTFQVARRFAEGLTAAGHGYEILDLHGIGFDPVLQGREELNMTAGEQEQPYSPELEREMERLRQHDGLAFVFPLWWWHLSAMLKGYIDRVLNNRVAYGTSNLHGYRALWLALAGVSEEQMKKRNYDEATTRLLNVGIADYCGITDSKVEFFYETLDSPPAHYEALLEQAYQAGLHYGKGEN; via the coding sequence ATGAGCGTATTAATCGTCGTATCGCACCCAAGACAAGATTCCCTGACCTTCCAGGTCGCCCGCCGTTTCGCAGAGGGACTTACCGCAGCCGGACACGGCTATGAGATATTGGATTTGCATGGAATTGGCTTTGACCCTGTTCTGCAGGGGAGGGAGGAACTCAATATGACCGCAGGTGAACAGGAACAGCCCTATTCTCCTGAATTAGAGCGGGAAATGGAGCGGTTGCGGCAGCATGACGGCCTGGCATTTGTTTTTCCGCTGTGGTGGTGGCATCTATCGGCCATGCTGAAGGGGTATATCGACCGGGTGCTGAACAACAGGGTTGCCTACGGCACAAGTAACCTGCATGGTTATCGTGCCCTGTGGCTGGCTCTGGCAGGCGTATCGGAGGAGCAGATGAAGAAACGTAATTATGATGAGGCCACCACACGTCTGCTGAACGTGGGAATTGCCGATTACTGCGGAATCACAGACTCCAAGGTCGAATTCTTTTACGAGACCCTGGATTCGCCGCCCGCGCATTATGAAGCACTGCTTGAACAGGCCTATCAGGCGGGATTACATTATGGCAAGGGGGAGAACTGA